From a region of the Thermus caldilimi genome:
- a CDS encoding cysteine desulfurase, giving the protein MDFTTLREDFPLITGRPDLVYLDSAATSQKPRRVLEALERYYRELNANVHRGAYRLSVAATEAYEEARRRLARFLGAEEREIVFVRNTTEALNLVAYAWGLRNLKEGDEILVTEMEHHAGLVPWHLVAGLTGARIKAIPLTEEGRLDLSALDTLLTERVKVVSVVHMSNVLGTINPVAEIAKKAKETGALVVVDGAQSAPHLPVDMKALGADFFALSGHKMLGPTGAGALWGRYEALEGMMPFLGGGEMIREVYVDRSTYAPPPQRFEAGTPPIAEAIALGEAAQYLMEIGMERVFAHDRALLDYALKRLEEVPGLEVYGPRGPDRGGVIPFTLGRLHAHDLATLLDGEGIAVRAGHHCAQPLHRRLGLAATARASFYLYNTFEEVDRFVEALLRIHGKYRAWL; this is encoded by the coding sequence ATGGACTTCACCACCCTAAGGGAGGACTTTCCCTTGATCACAGGGCGGCCGGATCTGGTCTACCTGGACTCCGCCGCCACCAGCCAGAAGCCCAGGCGGGTTCTGGAAGCCCTGGAGCGCTACTACCGGGAACTCAACGCCAACGTCCACCGGGGGGCCTACCGCCTTTCCGTGGCCGCCACCGAGGCCTATGAGGAGGCCCGGCGCCGCCTGGCCCGCTTCCTGGGGGCGGAGGAACGGGAGATCGTCTTTGTGCGCAACACCACCGAGGCCCTGAACCTGGTGGCCTACGCCTGGGGCCTACGGAACCTCAAGGAAGGGGATGAGATCCTGGTCACGGAGATGGAGCACCACGCAGGGCTCGTGCCCTGGCACCTGGTGGCGGGGCTAACGGGGGCCCGCATCAAGGCCATCCCCCTCACCGAGGAGGGCCGCTTGGACCTTTCCGCCCTGGATACCCTCCTCACGGAAAGGGTCAAGGTGGTCTCCGTGGTGCACATGTCCAACGTCTTAGGCACCATCAACCCCGTGGCGGAGATCGCCAAAAAGGCGAAGGAGACTGGGGCCCTGGTGGTGGTGGACGGGGCGCAAAGCGCCCCCCACCTGCCCGTGGACATGAAGGCCCTGGGAGCGGACTTCTTCGCCCTCTCCGGACACAAGATGCTGGGGCCTACGGGGGCCGGGGCGCTTTGGGGGCGTTACGAGGCCCTAGAGGGGATGATGCCTTTCCTGGGGGGTGGGGAGATGATCCGCGAGGTCTATGTGGACCGCTCCACCTACGCCCCCCCTCCCCAGCGCTTTGAAGCCGGCACCCCCCCCATCGCCGAGGCCATCGCCCTGGGGGAGGCGGCCCAATACCTCATGGAGATCGGCATGGAGCGGGTGTTCGCCCACGACCGGGCCCTTTTGGATTACGCCCTAAAGCGGCTTGAGGAGGTGCCGGGCCTCGAGGTCTATGGGCCCAGGGGACCGGACCGGGGCGGGGTCATCCCCTTCACCCTGGGGCGGCTTCACGCCCACGACCTGGCCACCCTCCTGGACGGGGAGGGGATTGCGGTCAGGGCCGGGCACCACTGCGCCCAGCCCTTGCACCGCAGGCTGGGCCTGGCGGCTACGGCCCGGGCGAGCTTTTATCTCTACAACACCTTTGAGGAGGTGGACCGCTTCGTGGAGGCCCTTCTCCGCATCCACGGAAAGTACCGGGCCTGGCTATAA
- the pyrF gene encoding orotidine-5'-phosphate decarboxylase produces the protein MDFLLALSRPPLVLGVDPRPELHGREPVAHLKRYTVELLEALAPRLAAVKFQLAFFEVLGPEGLGLLFELASAARVMGLPVIFDGKRGDIGSTAEAYARAYLLRFPGSALTVNPYLGLDTLTPFFQAARQSQGAVFVLVKTSNPGSGFLQDLLVEGRPLYLHLAEALAREGEGYREGEWSRVGMVVGATYPEVVLTVREQAPHAPFLLPGVGAQGGRPLKGPGLLNTASRALFYPGGRPDLEGALQAAEDFHRALVE, from the coding sequence ATGGACTTTCTCCTGGCCCTTTCCCGCCCCCCTTTGGTCCTCGGGGTGGATCCCAGGCCCGAGCTTCACGGGCGTGAGCCCGTTGCCCACTTGAAGCGGTACACGGTGGAGCTTCTCGAGGCCCTGGCTCCCAGATTGGCTGCGGTTAAGTTCCAGCTGGCCTTCTTTGAGGTCCTGGGCCCGGAGGGGCTCGGGCTTCTTTTTGAGCTGGCCAGCGCCGCACGGGTCATGGGCCTGCCCGTGATCTTTGACGGGAAGCGGGGGGATATCGGTTCCACCGCCGAGGCTTACGCCCGAGCCTACCTCCTGCGCTTTCCCGGAAGCGCCCTCACCGTGAACCCCTACCTGGGCCTGGATACCCTTACGCCCTTCTTCCAGGCGGCCAGGCAAAGCCAGGGGGCGGTCTTCGTCCTGGTCAAGACCTCAAACCCAGGATCAGGGTTTTTGCAGGATCTTCTGGTGGAGGGAAGGCCCCTTTACCTCCACCTGGCGGAGGCCCTGGCCCGGGAGGGGGAGGGATACCGGGAAGGGGAGTGGAGCCGCGTTGGCATGGTGGTGGGGGCCACCTACCCGGAGGTGGTCTTGACGGTGCGGGAACAGGCTCCCCACGCTCCCTTCCTCCTCCCCGGCGTAGGGGCCCAAGGGGGAAGGCCCTTGAAGGGCCCTGGCCTTTTGAACACCGCAAGCCGCGCCCTTTTCTATCCGGGGGGCAGGCCGGATCTGGAGGGAGCCTTGCAGGCGGCGGAGGACTTCCATAGGGCTTTGGTAGAGTAG
- a CDS encoding NAD(P)H-dependent glycerol-3-phosphate dehydrogenase, translating into MKVAILGAGAWGTALGVLLASKGIPTALLARRKEQAEALRAMRENRDYLPGVALPAYLYPTADPEEALEGVELVVVALPSKALEDTLRALPQAPWYLSATKGLFFKEGRLHTPSEVLEALTGRPVAALSGPNHAEEVARFLPTASVAAGPLELAKRVQALFSGPTFRVYTSQDRRGVELGGALKNVLALAAGMVDGLRLGDNAKAALLTRGLREMVRFGTALGGEEATFYGLSGLGDLLATAYSLHSRNRGAGERLVRGEALERLEDRGVVEGLYAVKALMAWRERAGLELPIAEAVYRVVYEGLDPLKALSSLMAREPKAE; encoded by the coding sequence ATGAAGGTGGCCATCCTGGGCGCTGGGGCCTGGGGCACCGCCCTTGGGGTGCTCCTGGCCTCCAAGGGCATACCCACGGCCCTCCTGGCCCGTAGGAAGGAGCAGGCGGAGGCCCTGCGGGCCATGCGGGAAAACCGGGACTACCTGCCCGGGGTGGCCCTCCCCGCTTACCTTTACCCCACCGCCGACCCGGAGGAGGCCTTGGAGGGAGTGGAGCTGGTCGTGGTGGCCCTGCCCTCCAAGGCCCTGGAGGACACCTTAAGGGCTCTGCCCCAGGCCCCGTGGTACCTTTCCGCCACCAAGGGGCTTTTCTTCAAGGAGGGAAGGCTTCACACCCCCAGCGAGGTGCTGGAGGCCTTGACCGGCAGGCCCGTGGCTGCCCTTTCCGGCCCCAACCACGCGGAGGAGGTGGCCCGCTTTCTCCCCACGGCCAGCGTGGCGGCGGGTCCCTTGGAGCTGGCCAAAAGGGTGCAGGCGCTTTTCTCCGGGCCCACCTTCCGGGTCTACACCAGCCAAGACCGGCGGGGGGTGGAGCTGGGTGGGGCCCTCAAGAACGTCCTGGCCCTGGCGGCGGGGATGGTGGACGGGCTTCGCCTGGGGGATAATGCCAAGGCGGCCCTGCTCACCCGGGGCCTGAGGGAGATGGTGCGCTTCGGCACCGCCCTGGGGGGGGAGGAGGCCACCTTCTACGGGCTTTCCGGCCTGGGCGACCTCCTGGCCACCGCCTACAGCCTCCACTCCCGCAACCGCGGGGCGGGGGAGAGGTTGGTGCGGGGGGAGGCCCTGGAGCGCCTCGAGGACCGGGGGGTGGTGGAGGGGCTTTATGCGGTCAAAGCCCTCATGGCCTGGCGGGAGCGGGCGGGGCTTGAGCTTCCCATCGCCGAGGCGGTGTACCGGGTGGTCTACGAGGGGCTGGATCCCTTGAAGGCCCTTTCCTCCCTCATGGCCCGGGAGCCCAAGGCGGAATAG
- the folK gene encoding 2-amino-4-hydroxy-6-hydroxymethyldihydropteridine diphosphokinase, whose amino-acid sequence MLAYVGLGSNLGDRAGYLLQALSLLSRLPETRFLRLSPVYETEPVGPPQPPYLNLVAEVDTGLSPRAFLEGLLGIEQSLGRERKERWGPRTIDLDLLLYGDLVLKEVGLEVPHPRLHQRAFVLVPLCDLVPEGHHPVLGRTFAELLAPLDRKGVRPFVL is encoded by the coding sequence GTGCTGGCCTATGTGGGCTTGGGTTCCAACCTGGGGGACCGGGCGGGCTACCTCCTGCAGGCCCTTTCCCTCCTTTCCCGGCTCCCCGAGACTCGGTTTTTGCGCCTTTCCCCCGTGTACGAAACCGAGCCCGTGGGCCCACCCCAACCCCCCTACCTGAACCTGGTGGCGGAGGTGGACACGGGGCTCTCCCCACGGGCTTTCCTGGAGGGCCTCCTGGGGATAGAGCAAAGCCTGGGGCGGGAGCGGAAGGAGCGCTGGGGCCCGAGGACCATAGACCTGGACCTCCTGCTCTACGGGGACCTGGTCCTGAAGGAAGTGGGCCTCGAGGTGCCCCATCCCAGGCTCCACCAGCGGGCCTTCGTCCTGGTGCCCCTCTGCGACCTTGTCCCGGAAGGGCACCACCCGGTGCTCGGGCGCACCTTTGCCGAGCTCCTCGCCCCCCTGGACCGAAAGGGGGTGCGCCCCTTTGTGCTATAG
- a CDS encoding Uma2 family endonuclease: MLAPKLPKALEAYLEEEAQSSVKREYLRGRLYAMAGASALHNRVALNIAARFLEAARPRGCRVYMSDMKLRIRDEAVYYPDVMVVCQPGPPHPYYEEAPCAVVEVLSPATEVQDRREKRALYETLDSLEVYLLVDPEARRFTLYRRTPEGFAEEEGEEALIPCLDLVLRAEEAFRL; the protein is encoded by the coding sequence ATGTTAGCCCCCAAGCTTCCTAAAGCTCTGGAAGCCTACCTGGAGGAGGAGGCCCAGTCCTCGGTGAAGCGGGAGTACTTGCGGGGGCGCCTTTACGCCATGGCGGGGGCCAGCGCCCTCCATAACCGGGTGGCCCTCAACATCGCCGCCCGGTTTCTGGAGGCGGCCAGGCCCAGGGGGTGCCGGGTGTACATGAGCGACATGAAGCTTCGGATCCGGGATGAAGCCGTCTACTACCCCGACGTGATGGTGGTGTGCCAACCCGGGCCTCCCCACCCTTACTACGAGGAGGCTCCTTGCGCCGTGGTGGAGGTTCTTTCGCCCGCCACCGAGGTTCAGGACCGCCGGGAAAAACGGGCCCTTTATGAAACCCTGGACAGCTTGGAGGTCTACCTTCTGGTGGACCCCGAGGCCCGCCGCTTCACCCTCTACCGCAGGACCCCTGAGGGCTTTGCGGAGGAGGAAGGGGAAGAGGCCTTGATCCCCTGCCTGGACCTCGTGTTGCGGGCCGAGGAGGCCTTTCGCCTTTAG
- a CDS encoding archease, translating into MVVKPLDHTADVGFLLEAESLEGLFQAALKGLLQVMFLFPPEGGSRRRRLSLEAEDLETLLVRFLNELIYLIQTKGFVPGRARVRVHREARGYRLSATLWGEPFQERFGFQGEVKSATFHGLQVSRENGVWKAQVILDV; encoded by the coding sequence ATGGTGGTGAAGCCTCTTGACCACACCGCCGACGTGGGCTTCCTTCTGGAGGCGGAAAGCCTCGAGGGTCTCTTCCAAGCCGCCCTGAAAGGGCTTCTCCAGGTGATGTTCCTCTTTCCCCCAGAAGGGGGAAGCCGGCGCAGGCGCCTTTCCCTGGAGGCGGAGGACTTGGAAACCCTCCTAGTGCGCTTCCTGAATGAGCTCATCTACCTGATTCAAACCAAAGGCTTCGTGCCCGGGAGGGCGCGGGTACGGGTGCACAGGGAGGCCAGAGGCTACCGCCTTTCCGCCACCCTCTGGGGGGAGCCTTTCCAGGAAAGGTTTGGCTTCCAGGGGGAGGTGAAAAGCGCCACCTTCCACGGCCTGCAGGTGAGCCGGGAAAACGGGGTATGGAAGGCCCAGGTGATCCTAGACGTGTAG
- a CDS encoding phytoene desaturase family protein, giving the protein MRAVVVGAGIGGLVAARLLQRAGLEVVVLEAHTYPGGLAGDFWHRGFRFPVEPYPEGFPLLEVLLPRGRLLRPVGRDREREAQGEFFGPQVLPFWRWQGERAERLKALAPRLPWPPEGEELAALFRLLPGLFPLLPDLFRRVSRLAPPDSDFRLFLQAQLLIAAQTEDPYALYAALALDLPHLGPVRVPGGVGALARALAEGLEVRYRARATRLLLRGGRAHRVEVAYGGRRRGEKEVLRGDFFLLNVPPEHLLGLPERVPKDAWGAFALYGVLPFRAAPPYYRQNARERPFAFLSLFPEGERTLFSLSLHTPLALWEDLEGEAYRALKARWQERALALGEALLPGLREVEPLFAATPRTYRRFAGRAWVGGYPQTHPFRFPRVRLLANVLRVGEGVFPGQSLPAAALSGLRAARLLLRALGLGGECELAPGASPGEPTYW; this is encoded by the coding sequence GTGCGCGCGGTGGTGGTGGGGGCGGGGATCGGGGGGCTGGTGGCGGCCAGGCTCCTGCAAAGGGCGGGCCTGGAGGTGGTGGTCCTCGAGGCCCACACCTACCCCGGGGGCCTGGCGGGAGACTTCTGGCACCGGGGCTTCCGCTTCCCCGTGGAGCCCTACCCCGAGGGCTTCCCCCTCCTGGAGGTCCTCCTCCCCAGGGGGAGGCTCCTCCGCCCCGTGGGGCGGGATAGGGAGCGGGAGGCGCAAGGGGAGTTCTTCGGACCCCAGGTCCTCCCCTTCTGGCGCTGGCAGGGGGAGCGGGCGGAAAGGCTCAAGGCCCTGGCCCCCCGCCTTCCCTGGCCCCCGGAGGGGGAGGAGCTCGCCGCCCTTTTCCGCCTCCTCCCCGGGCTGTTTCCCCTCCTCCCCGACCTCTTCCGGCGGGTCTCCCGCCTGGCCCCCCCGGACTCCGATTTCCGCCTATTCCTCCAGGCCCAGCTCCTCATCGCCGCCCAGACGGAGGACCCCTACGCCCTCTACGCCGCCCTGGCCCTGGACCTGCCCCACCTGGGCCCCGTGCGGGTGCCGGGCGGGGTGGGGGCCCTGGCCCGGGCCCTGGCGGAAGGCCTCGAGGTGCGCTACCGGGCCCGGGCCACCCGGCTCCTCCTCCGGGGAGGGCGGGCCCACAGGGTGGAGGTGGCCTACGGGGGGAGGAGGCGGGGGGAGAAGGAGGTGCTCCGGGGGGACTTCTTCCTCCTCAACGTGCCCCCGGAGCACCTCCTCGGCCTCCCCGAGCGCGTTCCCAAGGACGCCTGGGGGGCTTTTGCCCTCTACGGGGTCCTGCCCTTCCGGGCGGCGCCCCCCTACTACCGGCAAAACGCCCGGGAGCGGCCCTTCGCCTTCCTCTCCCTCTTCCCGGAAGGGGAGAGAACCCTTTTCTCCCTCTCCCTCCACACCCCCCTGGCCCTCTGGGAGGACCTCGAGGGGGAGGCGTACCGGGCCCTCAAGGCCCGCTGGCAGGAGCGGGCCCTGGCCTTGGGGGAGGCGCTTCTCCCGGGCCTTAGGGAGGTGGAGCCCCTCTTCGCCGCCACCCCCCGCACCTACCGCCGCTTTGCGGGGCGGGCCTGGGTGGGGGGCTACCCCCAGACCCATCCTTTCCGCTTCCCCCGGGTGCGCCTCCTGGCCAACGTCCTCCGGGTGGGGGAGGGGGTCTTCCCGGGGCAGAGCCTGCCCGCGGCGGCCCTTTCCGGCCTGCGGGCGGCGCGCCTCCTCCTCCGGGCCCTGGGCCTGGGGGGCGAATGTGAGCTGGCTCCTGGTGCATCTCCCGGGGAACCTACCTACTGGTAG
- the plsX gene encoding phosphate acyltransferase PlsX, which translates to MRIALDAMGGDRAPEVTVQGALLAAHEGVEVLLVGEESRLQEELARHRASLPIHHAPDWIRMAEHATEVRKRRESSIMVAMDLLKRGEVGAVVSMGHTGATMAAALFTLGRVKGVERPALLVEFPSQRGRTFLLDGGANADCRPSFLVQFAAMGLAYAEASGLKDPKVGLLSIGEEEGKGNALVLEAYPLLKAALGERFYGNVEGRDIFLGTAEVVVTDGFTGNVALKLAEGEAKVLLGWIKEALTSSPWAKLGALLAKGALRKVRERVDPAQYGAMPLLGVEGAVFIGHGSADALAVKNALLRAKRLVEGGLMDRVRGALAALHV; encoded by the coding sequence ATGAGAATTGCCCTGGATGCCATGGGGGGGGACCGGGCCCCCGAGGTCACGGTCCAGGGTGCCCTCTTGGCGGCCCATGAGGGGGTGGAGGTCCTCCTGGTGGGGGAGGAGTCCCGTTTGCAGGAGGAGCTCGCCCGCCACCGCGCCTCCCTCCCCATCCACCACGCCCCCGACTGGATCCGCATGGCGGAGCACGCCACCGAGGTGAGGAAGCGCCGGGAAAGCTCCATCATGGTGGCCATGGACCTCCTGAAGCGGGGCGAGGTGGGGGCGGTGGTGTCCATGGGCCACACCGGGGCCACCATGGCCGCGGCCCTCTTTACTCTGGGGCGGGTCAAGGGGGTGGAAAGACCTGCCCTCTTGGTGGAGTTCCCCAGCCAAAGGGGACGCACCTTCCTCCTGGACGGGGGGGCCAACGCCGACTGCCGCCCTTCCTTTTTGGTGCAGTTCGCCGCCATGGGCCTGGCCTACGCCGAGGCCAGCGGCCTTAAGGACCCTAAGGTGGGCCTCCTTTCCATCGGGGAGGAGGAGGGGAAGGGCAACGCCCTGGTGCTGGAAGCCTATCCCCTCCTGAAGGCCGCGTTGGGGGAGCGTTTTTACGGGAATGTGGAGGGGCGGGACATTTTCTTGGGTACCGCGGAGGTGGTGGTCACCGACGGCTTCACCGGAAATGTGGCGCTGAAGCTCGCCGAGGGGGAGGCCAAGGTGCTCCTCGGCTGGATCAAGGAGGCCCTCACCTCCAGTCCCTGGGCCAAGCTGGGGGCGCTTCTGGCCAAGGGGGCCCTGCGCAAGGTAAGGGAACGGGTGGACCCCGCCCAGTACGGGGCCATGCCCCTTCTGGGGGTGGAGGGAGCGGTCTTCATCGGCCACGGCTCCGCGGATGCCCTGGCGGTCAAAAACGCCCTCCTCCGGGCCAAGCGCCTGGTGGAAGGGGGCCTTATGGATCGGGTGCGGGGCGCTTTGGCCGCCCTACACGTCTAG
- a CDS encoding S8 family peptidase: MKKLILALSLLVLAACQQQATVQPQALREAGQTYIAILEPTASPTLPARFSERLAVLERAHGLSIPVEDRLEALGAVILRNLTPAQAQRLAQDPRVYALTPDQEVKAYAQTIPWGVDRIGAPTTTAKGANVSVYVVDTGIKVGHEDLTNLMGGYAVVKCRGKCRTAYDDDNGHGTHVAGTVAAVNNSVGVLGVAPVAELWAVKVLSGSGSGSTSGIVQGINWVIGHNNGGKPKVINMSLGGSGTDDQDGQYCPSTRSTNAFHNVIQKAVCDYRITVVVAAGNEGDNAANHTPAAYDEVITVSATNSQDDWPSWSNYGPDVDLAAPGVSILSTWNSSTTSYNTISGTSMASPHVAGAAALVLSRYPNYTPAQVKQALLQNAESTASWQNTSGNPHPEPFLNVRGF; encoded by the coding sequence ATGAAGAAGCTCATCCTGGCTTTAAGCCTTCTGGTTCTGGCCGCCTGCCAGCAGCAGGCCACGGTGCAACCCCAGGCCCTTAGAGAAGCGGGCCAGACCTACATCGCCATCCTGGAGCCCACGGCCTCGCCCACGCTTCCCGCTCGTTTCTCCGAACGCCTTGCCGTTTTGGAAAGGGCCCACGGCCTTTCCATCCCCGTGGAGGACCGCCTCGAGGCCCTGGGGGCCGTCATTCTCCGCAACCTCACCCCCGCCCAGGCCCAGCGCCTGGCCCAGGACCCCAGGGTCTACGCCCTGACCCCGGATCAGGAGGTGAAAGCCTACGCCCAGACCATCCCCTGGGGGGTGGACCGCATCGGCGCCCCCACCACCACCGCCAAAGGAGCCAACGTTTCCGTGTACGTGGTGGACACCGGCATCAAGGTGGGGCATGAGGACCTCACCAACCTGATGGGGGGGTATGCGGTGGTGAAGTGCCGGGGTAAGTGCCGCACGGCCTACGACGATGACAACGGCCACGGCACCCATGTGGCGGGCACGGTGGCCGCGGTGAACAACAGCGTGGGCGTCTTGGGGGTGGCCCCCGTCGCCGAGCTATGGGCAGTGAAGGTTCTCTCCGGCTCAGGGTCCGGCTCCACCAGCGGTATCGTCCAGGGCATCAACTGGGTGATCGGCCACAACAACGGGGGCAAGCCCAAGGTGATCAACATGAGCCTTGGGGGAAGCGGCACCGACGACCAGGATGGCCAGTACTGCCCCAGCACCCGCTCCACCAACGCCTTCCACAACGTCATCCAGAAGGCGGTGTGCGACTACCGGATCACCGTGGTGGTGGCCGCCGGCAACGAGGGCGACAACGCCGCCAACCACACCCCCGCCGCTTACGACGAGGTCATCACCGTAAGCGCCACCAACAGCCAGGACGACTGGCCCTCCTGGTCCAACTACGGCCCCGATGTGGACCTCGCCGCCCCCGGGGTTTCCATCCTCTCCACCTGGAACTCCTCCACCACCAGCTACAACACCATCAGCGGCACCTCCATGGCCAGCCCCCATGTGGCCGGGGCCGCCGCCTTGGTGCTTTCCCGCTACCCCAACTACACCCCGGCCCAGGTGAAGCAGGCCCTTCTCCAGAACGCCGAAAGCACCGCCAGCTGGCAAAACACCTCGGGGAATCCGCACCCCGAGCCCTTCCTGAACGTGAGGGGATTCTAG
- a CDS encoding PIG-L deacetylase family protein, with amino-acid sequence MLDLLVVVPHPDDESFGAGGVLLIAKRAGLRTGILTLTRGEAGRTLGLCLPEELPRVRTRELERAAEILEVDFLEVLSFPNALPQAAPLGHEGPKEAAKGPRGLASGKGLLDHPEAEAAIRERLLAQRPRYVLTFPPDGINGHPDHVAASRYATRAAEGLGQVVYFVRPEGPWPVTHRLRLPEWALARKLKALAQHRTQALSLLDFMERHPERLWTETFHLPGTKGTQEGPWW; translated from the coding sequence ATGCTGGACCTCTTGGTGGTGGTCCCCCATCCCGACGACGAGAGCTTTGGTGCCGGTGGGGTACTTCTTATTGCCAAAAGGGCTGGCCTCAGGACGGGAATCCTCACCCTCACCCGAGGGGAGGCCGGGAGAACCCTGGGGCTTTGCCTCCCTGAGGAACTGCCCCGGGTGCGGACCCGAGAGCTTGAGCGGGCAGCGGAGATCCTGGAGGTGGACTTCCTCGAGGTCCTCTCCTTCCCCAACGCCCTACCCCAGGCGGCTCCCTTGGGGCACGAGGGCCCTAAAGAGGCAGCGAAGGGGCCCCGCGGCCTAGCCTCGGGAAAAGGCCTCCTTGACCATCCCGAGGCGGAAGCGGCCATCCGGGAAAGGCTTCTTGCCCAAAGGCCCCGCTATGTCCTCACCTTTCCCCCTGACGGCATCAACGGCCACCCCGACCACGTGGCGGCAAGCCGCTACGCCACCAGGGCGGCGGAGGGCCTAGGCCAGGTGGTGTACTTTGTGCGGCCCGAAGGCCCCTGGCCCGTGACCCACCGCCTGCGCCTGCCCGAATGGGCCCTAGCCCGAAAGCTCAAGGCCCTGGCCCAGCACCGGACCCAGGCCCTGTCCCTGCTGGATTTCATGGAAAGGCATCCAGAAAGGCTCTGGACGGAAACCTTCCACCTACCCGGAACGAAAGGCACCCAGGAGGGGCCATGGTGGTGA
- the trxA gene encoding thioredoxin — translation MAKPVEVTDANFDQTLGGHPLVLVDFWAEWCAPCRMIAPILEELAREYEGKLLVAKLDVDENPKTAMRYRVMSIPTVILFKNGQPVEVLVGAQPKRNFEAKIQKHLPPSA, via the coding sequence ATGGCGAAGCCCGTAGAGGTTACCGACGCCAACTTTGACCAGACCCTAGGCGGACACCCCTTGGTCCTGGTGGACTTCTGGGCGGAGTGGTGCGCCCCGTGCCGCATGATTGCGCCCATCCTGGAGGAGCTGGCCAGGGAGTACGAGGGGAAGCTCTTGGTGGCCAAGCTGGACGTGGACGAAAACCCCAAGACGGCCATGCGCTATCGGGTCATGAGCATTCCCACGGTGATCCTCTTCAAGAACGGCCAGCCCGTGGAGGTCCTGGTGGGGGCCCAGCCCAAGCGCAACTTTGAGGCCAAGATCCAGAAGCACCTGCCCCCCAGCGCATGA
- a CDS encoding RNA-binding protein S1, with amino-acid sequence MELEAGSVVEGRVVRVTDFGAFVELPGGEQGLVHISQIAHEFVRNVRDFLNEGDIVQVMVKGRDAKGRLDLSIKDLTPAPEGAPPPRPRRLPKQSPEFENKLKSFLRGTGGFGGKGGKKGGKKKR; translated from the coding sequence GTGGAGCTAGAAGCAGGAAGTGTGGTAGAGGGCCGCGTGGTGCGGGTTACGGATTTTGGTGCCTTCGTGGAGCTCCCGGGGGGCGAGCAAGGCCTGGTGCACATCTCCCAGATCGCCCACGAGTTTGTGAGGAACGTGCGGGACTTCCTCAACGAGGGGGATATCGTCCAGGTGATGGTGAAGGGCCGGGACGCCAAGGGGCGCTTGGACCTTTCCATCAAGGACCTCACCCCCGCCCCGGAAGGGGCTCCGCCCCCCAGGCCCCGGCGCCTGCCCAAGCAGTCCCCCGAGTTTGAGAACAAGCTCAAAAGCTTCCTCCGGGGCACCGGGGGTTTCGGCGGCAAGGGGGGCAAGAAGGGCGGCAAGAAAAAGCGTTAA
- the sufU gene encoding Fe-S cluster assembly sulfur transfer protein SufU: protein MSVLDELYREILLKHYQNPKNFGPLPGATKVAGGMNPSCGDQVEVMVRLEGDTIADIRFQGQGCAISTASASLMTELVKGKKVAEALELSRKFQAMVVEGAPPDPALGDLLALQGVAKLPARVKCATLAWHALEEALR from the coding sequence ATGAGCGTCCTTGACGAGCTCTACCGGGAGATCCTCCTCAAGCACTATCAAAACCCCAAGAACTTCGGCCCCCTGCCCGGGGCCACCAAGGTGGCGGGGGGCATGAACCCCTCCTGCGGGGACCAGGTGGAGGTGATGGTGCGCCTGGAAGGGGACACTATCGCCGACATCCGCTTCCAGGGTCAAGGGTGCGCCATCAGCACCGCCAGCGCCTCCCTCATGACCGAGCTGGTGAAGGGGAAGAAGGTGGCGGAGGCTTTGGAGCTTTCCCGGAAGTTCCAGGCCATGGTGGTGGAGGGAGCCCCCCCGGACCCCGCCCTGGGGGACCTCCTGGCCCTCCAGGGGGTGGCCAAGCTCCCGGCGCGGGTGAAGTGCGCCACCTTGGCCTGGCACGCCCTCGAGGAGGCCTTAAGGTGA